The proteins below come from a single Paracoccus sp. SCSIO 75233 genomic window:
- a CDS encoding esterase-like activity of phytase family protein has protein sequence MSGRRHRPLILGFLCYLLAAPFAWAASVEYVGTYVWSLPGEDFGGFSGIEVSDDGNGFHIISDRAWIRWGTFERDSAGRIRGLQMAGRANLQDSQGQALQPGWLGDSEGLAMDASGGIWISFEGLNRIAHYDNVDRPAIRIDSPDDWKDMPVNEGFEGLAITPDGALLTLPEYVADGSETRPVWRYRNGEWDQPFSVSAEPQWQAVGADIGPDGRFYLLERNFRGLLGFSSRIRRFSLDENGLGNDEILLETNSLQYDNLEGIAVWQDGLGIRMTMISDSNFLPFQRTELVEYRVIE, from the coding sequence ATGTCAGGCCGTCGCCACCGCCCGCTGATCCTCGGTTTCCTGTGTTACCTGCTGGCCGCGCCTTTCGCTTGGGCGGCCAGTGTCGAATATGTGGGAACCTATGTCTGGTCGCTGCCGGGTGAAGATTTCGGCGGCTTTTCCGGGATCGAGGTCAGCGATGACGGGAACGGCTTTCACATTATCTCCGACCGGGCGTGGATCCGCTGGGGCACGTTCGAGCGGGACAGCGCGGGCCGCATCCGCGGATTGCAGATGGCAGGGCGCGCAAATTTGCAGGACAGTCAGGGGCAGGCACTTCAGCCGGGTTGGCTGGGGGACAGCGAAGGGCTGGCAATGGACGCTTCGGGCGGCATCTGGATCAGCTTCGAGGGGCTGAACCGCATCGCACACTATGACAATGTCGACCGGCCCGCGATCCGGATCGACAGCCCGGACGATTGGAAAGACATGCCCGTCAACGAGGGGTTCGAGGGGCTGGCCATCACCCCGGACGGGGCTTTGCTGACGCTGCCGGAATATGTCGCGGATGGCAGCGAAACCCGCCCCGTCTGGCGCTATCGGAACGGTGAATGGGACCAGCCCTTCTCGGTCAGCGCGGAACCGCAATGGCAGGCGGTCGGTGCGGATATTGGCCCGGACGGACGCTTCTATCTGTTGGAACGCAATTTCCGTGGTCTGCTGGGGTTTTCATCACGCATTCGCCGCTTTTCACTGGACGAGAACGGGTTGGGCAATGACGAAATCCTGCTGGAAACGAATTCACTGCAATACGACAATCTCGAAGGCATCGCCGTCTGGCAGGACGGGCTTGGCATCCGCATGACCATGATCTCCGACAGTAATTTCCTGCCGTTCCAGCGGACGGAGTTGGTCGAGTATCGGGTGATCGAATAA
- a CDS encoding TSUP family transporter, whose protein sequence is MFELALDVTLMLIAAAFAAGFIDAIAGGGGLITVPALMLAGVPPAQTLATNKVQGVFGAATAAISYSASGHVNLRRQTGAAAVSFTAGLAGAFCVTLIPTEALRYILPLILIGIAAFFALKPGLSDADRAARITPLQFTAFVVPLIGFYDGLIGPGTGAFFMLGFVMLAGYGILKATAHTKLLNFASNLGGLVAFALVGKPLWITGLGMGAAQIAGAWVGSRLAVRIGARLIKPLLVVTSTALALKLILDLT, encoded by the coding sequence ATGTTCGAACTCGCCCTTGACGTTACGCTGATGCTGATCGCTGCCGCCTTTGCGGCGGGGTTCATCGACGCCATCGCGGGCGGGGGCGGGTTGATTACGGTCCCGGCACTGATGCTGGCCGGGGTGCCGCCCGCACAGACGCTGGCGACGAACAAGGTGCAGGGTGTGTTCGGCGCGGCGACGGCGGCGATCAGCTATTCCGCCTCGGGCCATGTCAATCTGCGCCGCCAGACCGGGGCGGCAGCGGTGTCATTTACCGCCGGGCTGGCCGGGGCGTTCTGCGTCACGCTTATCCCGACCGAGGCGCTGCGCTACATCCTGCCGCTGATCCTGATCGGCATCGCTGCATTCTTTGCGCTCAAGCCGGGGTTGTCGGATGCCGACCGGGCCGCGCGGATTACGCCGCTGCAATTTACCGCCTTCGTCGTGCCGCTGATCGGCTTTTACGACGGGCTGATCGGTCCCGGCACGGGCGCGTTCTTCATGCTCGGCTTCGTGATGCTGGCGGGGTACGGCATCCTGAAAGCGACCGCCCATACCAAACTGCTGAACTTTGCGTCGAATCTCGGCGGGTTGGTGGCATTCGCACTTGTCGGCAAGCCGCTGTGGATCACGGGGCTGGGCATGGGTGCAGCGCAGATCGCAGGCGCATGGGTCGGCTCCCGGCTGGCGGTGCGGATCGGCGCACGGCTGATAAAGCCGCTGCTGGTCGTGACCTCGACCGCGCTTGCGCTGAAGCTTATCCTCGATCTGACCTGA
- the efp gene encoding elongation factor P, whose amino-acid sequence MKVIASSLRKGNVVEIDEKLYVVLKAENFHPGKGTPTTSVDMRRISDGTKVTERWKTTDQVEKAHVDERSYDYLYNDGEGYHFMEPESYEQVVAPEDVIGDQAVYLQEGMRVFLQVFNGAPIALELPQKMTVEVTETEPVVKGQTASSSYKPAMVDNGLRVMVPPHISTGTRIVINTADNTYVERAKD is encoded by the coding sequence ATGAAAGTCATCGCATCCAGCCTCCGTAAAGGCAATGTCGTCGAGATCGACGAGAAGCTGTATGTCGTGCTGAAGGCCGAGAATTTCCACCCCGGCAAGGGCACGCCCACGACCAGCGTCGATATGCGCCGGATCTCGGACGGCACCAAGGTGACGGAACGCTGGAAGACCACCGATCAGGTCGAAAAGGCCCATGTGGACGAGCGCAGCTACGACTATCTGTATAATGACGGCGAAGGTTATCACTTCATGGAGCCGGAAAGCTACGAGCAGGTCGTGGCGCCCGAGGACGTGATCGGCGATCAGGCGGTTTATCTGCAGGAAGGTATGCGGGTGTTCCTTCAGGTCTTCAACGGCGCGCCGATTGCACTGGAACTGCCGCAGAAAATGACCGTCGAGGTGACGGAGACGGAGCCGGTCGTTAAGGGCCAGACCGCCTCGTCCTCCTATAAGCCGGCAATGGTGGATAACGGTCTGCGGGTGATGGTGCCGCCGCATATCAGCACCGGCACGCGTATCGTCATCAACACGGCGGACAACACCTATGTGGAGCGCGCGAAGGACTGA
- the lysM gene encoding peptidoglycan-binding protein LysM, translating to MGLFDFVKGKGKKVLDEDTEAKPEDGKTAEQVETERKVAAMAAELKELGLGADDVKLTLRSDKETVKIESKGADRETMEKLILAIGNIQGIAKVEADLPKKVAGAGGDDKLAGGDDEPVFHTVESGETLSAIAKKYLGNANRYNEIFEANRPMLSDPDKIYPGQTLRIPG from the coding sequence ATGGGATTGTTCGACTTTGTGAAGGGTAAGGGCAAAAAAGTCCTGGACGAAGACACCGAGGCCAAACCGGAAGACGGCAAGACAGCGGAACAGGTGGAGACCGAGCGCAAGGTCGCGGCAATGGCGGCTGAGCTGAAAGAGCTGGGCCTTGGTGCTGACGACGTCAAACTGACGCTGCGCAGCGACAAGGAAACCGTGAAGATCGAGTCCAAAGGCGCTGACCGGGAGACGATGGAAAAGCTGATCCTCGCCATCGGCAACATTCAGGGCATCGCCAAGGTCGAGGCCGATCTGCCGAAGAAAGTCGCAGGCGCAGGCGGTGATGACAAGCTGGCTGGCGGCGATGATGAGCCCGTTTTCCACACGGTCGAATCCGGTGAAACCCTGTCGGCCATCGCGAAGAAATACCTTGGCAACGCGAATCGCTATAACGAGATTTTCGAGGCCAACCGCCCGATGCTCTCGGACCCTGACAAGATCTATCCCGGCCAGACCCTGCGCATCCCCGGCTGA
- the nrdH gene encoding glutaredoxin-like protein NrdH, which translates to MSITVYSKPACVQCTATTRALQARGIEFDVVDLTQNEDAYAHVSGLGYRQAPVVIAGDSHWSGFRPDLIGQLS; encoded by the coding sequence ATGAGCATTACCGTTTACTCCAAGCCTGCCTGCGTGCAGTGCACCGCCACCACCCGCGCCCTTCAGGCGCGTGGCATTGAATTCGACGTCGTCGACCTGACCCAGAACGAAGACGCCTATGCGCATGTCTCCGGTCTCGGCTATCGTCAGGCCCCGGTCGTGATCGCCGGCGACTCGCACTGGTCGGGCTTCCGCCCGGACCTGATCGGCCAGCTTTCCTGA
- the epmA gene encoding EF-P lysine aminoacylase EpmA: protein MSDKTWWRPERHADRRPALLARNRIQQAIRGWLGNNDFTEVDPAALCISPGNETHLHGFATSMIGNDGIGHPMYLHTSPEFAMKKLLAAGEQRIAAFSHVWRNRERGALHHPEFTMLEWYRTGKPYTTLMDDCADFLMLAAEAAGANEFRFRDAVCDPYAAPERISVADAFAEHAGIDLLLTIGADGTTDRDGLSAQLDRAGIAHAPDDNWSDLFSRVLAERVEPYLGHGAATILDRYPLPEAALARPSGDDPRVAERFELYACGVELANAFGELTDPSEQRRRFQADMAEKARIYGETYPLDEAFLSALPLMPEAAGAALGFDRLVMLATAAPSVDGVMWAPVADPG from the coding sequence ATGAGCGACAAGACCTGGTGGCGCCCCGAACGCCACGCCGACCGCCGCCCTGCCCTGCTGGCCCGCAACCGCATCCAGCAGGCGATCCGGGGTTGGCTGGGGAATAACGATTTCACCGAGGTCGATCCGGCGGCGCTGTGCATCAGCCCCGGCAACGAAACCCATCTGCATGGTTTCGCAACCAGCATGATAGGCAATGACGGTATCGGGCATCCGATGTATCTGCACACCTCGCCCGAATTCGCGATGAAGAAGCTGCTTGCGGCAGGGGAGCAGCGCATCGCCGCCTTCTCCCATGTCTGGCGGAACCGGGAGCGGGGCGCGCTGCACCATCCGGAATTCACCATGCTGGAATGGTATCGCACCGGCAAACCCTACACGACGTTGATGGACGACTGCGCCGACTTCCTGATGCTGGCGGCAGAGGCAGCTGGTGCGAATGAATTCCGGTTTCGGGACGCGGTCTGCGACCCCTATGCCGCGCCGGAGCGGATCAGCGTGGCGGACGCTTTTGCCGAACATGCAGGGATCGACCTGCTGCTAACCATTGGCGCGGACGGCACGACAGATCGCGACGGGCTATCCGCCCAGCTTGACCGTGCGGGCATCGCCCATGCGCCCGACGACAACTGGTCGGACCTGTTTTCCCGCGTGCTGGCCGAGCGGGTGGAGCCGTATCTCGGTCACGGCGCGGCGACGATCCTCGACCGTTATCCGCTGCCCGAGGCCGCACTTGCCCGCCCGTCTGGCGACGATCCCCGCGTGGCGGAGCGGTTTGAGCTTTATGCCTGCGGGGTCGAGCTTGCGAATGCGTTTGGCGAGTTGACCGATCCCAGCGAACAGCGGCGGCGCTTTCAGGCCGATATGGCGGAGAAAGCGCGGATCTATGGCGAGACCTACCCGCTGGACGAGGCTTTCCTCAGCGCCCTGCCGCTGATGCCGGAGGCCGCAGGTGCGGCACTCGGCTTTGACCGTCTGGTGATGCTGGCGACCGCCGCGCCCTCGGTTGACGGGGTGATGTGGGCACCTGTCGCCGATCCCGGTTAA
- the serB gene encoding phosphoserine phosphatase SerB, whose protein sequence is MYSITILAAPARGNLTADRVDALRNLFDGDNTIWLADRIAAEFSATALPDDADAIAEDTRLAGFDLVVQPTAGRRKSVLLADMDSTMIQQECIDELAAEAGVGARVAEITARAMNGELNFHEALVERVGLLSGLNENVIEKVLRERITLAPGGRELIATMRAQGAYTALVSGGFTAFTGPVAEMLGFDEHRANTLLADEGVLTGHVGLPVLGREAKVEALNEITAARGVTPQDAIAVGDGANDLGMLQLAGTGVALHAKPVVAEQAAVRIDHADLTALLYIQGYGRDEFVTA, encoded by the coding sequence ATGTACAGCATAACGATCCTTGCCGCACCGGCGCGCGGCAATCTGACCGCGGATCGCGTCGACGCGCTGCGCAATCTGTTTGATGGCGACAACACGATCTGGCTGGCGGACCGGATCGCCGCCGAATTTTCGGCGACAGCGTTGCCGGACGACGCGGATGCGATTGCCGAAGACACCCGGCTTGCAGGGTTCGATCTGGTCGTGCAACCGACGGCCGGGCGCAGGAAATCCGTGCTTCTGGCCGATATGGACTCGACCATGATCCAGCAGGAATGCATCGACGAACTCGCGGCGGAAGCAGGCGTCGGCGCGCGTGTGGCAGAGATCACCGCCCGCGCCATGAACGGGGAACTGAACTTTCACGAGGCGCTTGTCGAACGGGTCGGGCTGCTGTCGGGACTAAACGAAAATGTGATCGAAAAGGTGCTGCGCGAACGCATCACCCTCGCCCCTGGCGGGCGCGAGTTGATCGCGACCATGCGCGCTCAGGGAGCCTATACCGCGCTCGTCTCCGGTGGATTTACCGCCTTCACCGGGCCGGTCGCGGAAATGCTGGGCTTCGACGAGCATCGGGCGAATACGCTGCTCGCCGATGAAGGGGTGCTGACCGGCCATGTCGGCCTTCCGGTGCTGGGGCGCGAGGCGAAGGTCGAGGCGCTGAACGAAATCACCGCCGCGCGTGGCGTGACGCCGCAGGATGCAATTGCGGTTGGCGACGGTGCGAATGATCTCGGCATGCTGCAACTGGCCGGAACCGGCGTGGCGCTTCATGCAAAGCCCGTGGTAGCGGAGCAGGCGGCAGTGCGCATCGACCACGCCGACCTGACCGCGCTGCTTTATATTCAGGGCTATGGCCGGGACGAGTTTGTGACGGCGTAG
- a CDS encoding acyl-CoA synthetase: protein MGRFSSVADRDAVEQEMLYEQRGTATTIYEFLSGTAKRFPDRPAISFQLLSGPRDHATTLNWRELLERVTETANLFRKLGVGPDDTVAYLLPNSIETPVVLLAGMTAGVVSPINPLLEPDHIAAILRSTNAKVLVTLKAFPKTDVAQKAAEAVKHAPNVQHVLEVDLNRHLTGLKKFIVPLARPKVKVEHQAQVQNFEAAASAENHNRLDFSDPKRDRVAAYFHTGGTTGMPKVAQHKYSGMIYNGFLGGSLLFDENDVLMCPLPLFHVFAAYPVLMSCIDSGAHMIMPTPAGYRGEGVFDNFWKLIERWQATFLITVPTAISALMQRKVDADVSSLRTAISGSAALPIELYNRFKAATGVEIAEGYGLTEATCLVSCNPVDGMKKVGSVGLPLPYTHVRILNKRDDGFVECGTDEVGEICVANPGVFEGSTYTEADKNHDLFAEDRFLRTGDLGRIDADGYLWITGRAKDLIIRGGHNIDPAEIEDALLSHPAVAFAGAIGQPDSFAGELPCVYVELVEGGNVTEAELLDHARPRIHERAAVPKHLEILPELPKTAVGKIFKPDLRKLAIKRVYDAALEGTGASVAEVIDDKKRGLVARINRDGADEDAVRNKLGEFTRPWEWA, encoded by the coding sequence ATGGGGCGCTTCAGTTCGGTCGCCGATCGCGATGCTGTCGAACAGGAAATGCTGTATGAGCAGCGCGGCACGGCAACCACGATCTACGAATTTCTGTCGGGCACGGCGAAGCGGTTTCCCGACCGGCCCGCGATCTCGTTCCAGCTTCTCTCCGGTCCGCGCGACCATGCGACGACGCTGAACTGGCGTGAATTGCTGGAGCGGGTGACGGAGACGGCGAATCTGTTCCGCAAGCTTGGCGTGGGGCCGGATGATACGGTGGCCTATCTGCTGCCGAACAGCATCGAGACCCCGGTGGTGTTGCTGGCCGGGATGACCGCTGGTGTCGTCAGCCCGATCAACCCCCTGCTGGAGCCGGATCATATCGCGGCGATCCTGCGTTCCACCAATGCCAAGGTATTGGTCACGCTGAAGGCCTTCCCGAAAACCGATGTCGCGCAAAAGGCGGCGGAGGCGGTGAAGCACGCCCCGAATGTGCAGCATGTGCTGGAGGTGGACCTGAACCGGCATCTGACCGGGCTGAAGAAATTCATCGTCCCGCTGGCCCGGCCAAAGGTGAAGGTCGAACATCAGGCGCAGGTGCAGAATTTCGAGGCGGCGGCCTCTGCCGAAAATCACAACCGGCTGGACTTTTCCGACCCGAAACGTGACCGCGTCGCCGCCTATTTCCACACTGGTGGCACGACCGGCATGCCCAAGGTCGCGCAGCATAAATATTCCGGGATGATCTATAACGGCTTCCTCGGCGGCTCGCTGCTGTTCGACGAAAACGATGTGTTGATGTGCCCGCTGCCGTTGTTCCATGTTTTCGCGGCTTATCCCGTGCTCATGAGCTGTATCGATTCCGGCGCGCATATGATTATGCCGACCCCTGCCGGGTATCGTGGCGAAGGTGTGTTCGACAATTTCTGGAAGCTGATCGAACGCTGGCAGGCGACCTTCCTGATTACCGTGCCGACGGCGATTTCGGCCTTGATGCAGCGGAAGGTGGATGCCGATGTCTCGTCCCTGCGGACGGCAATTTCGGGTTCCGCGGCGCTGCCGATTGAGCTTTATAACCGTTTCAAGGCCGCAACCGGTGTAGAAATCGCGGAAGGCTATGGTTTGACCGAGGCGACCTGCCTCGTGTCCTGCAACCCGGTTGACGGGATGAAGAAGGTCGGCTCCGTCGGCTTGCCGCTGCCCTATACCCATGTCCGCATTCTCAACAAACGCGATGACGGGTTCGTGGAATGCGGCACCGATGAGGTTGGTGAGATATGCGTGGCGAATCCCGGCGTGTTCGAGGGTTCCACCTATACGGAGGCCGACAAGAACCACGATCTGTTCGCCGAGGATCGCTTTCTGCGCACCGGTGATCTGGGGCGGATCGATGCGGATGGCTATCTCTGGATCACCGGGCGGGCCAAGGATCTGATTATCCGGGGCGGTCACAATATCGACCCGGCGGAGATCGAGGACGCCTTGCTGTCCCATCCCGCCGTCGCCTTTGCCGGTGCCATCGGTCAGCCCGATTCATTCGCCGGTGAACTGCCCTGCGTTTATGTGGAGCTGGTCGAGGGCGGCAATGTCACCGAGGCGGAGCTTCTGGATCACGCGCGTCCGCGCATCCACGAACGCGCAGCGGTGCCGAAACATCTGGAGATTCTGCCGGAACTGCCGAAAACCGCTGTCGGAAAGATCTTCAAGCCGGATCTTCGCAAGCTGGCCATCAAGCGGGTCTACGACGCGGCACTTGAGGGGACCGGTGCCAGCGTGGCCGAGGTCATCGACGACAAGAAACGCGGGTTGGTTGCCCGCATCAATCGCGATGGCGCGGATGAGGATGCGGTTCGGAACAAGCTGGGCGAGTTCACCCGGCCTTGGGAGTGGGCCTGA
- the mepA gene encoding penicillin-insensitive murein endopeptidase: MAADPLAKDVFGKTPGPTAAPGVAIGTYNKGCVSGAVQLPETGPTWQAMRLSRNRNWAHPDMVGFVIALSEAASKMGFRGLYIGDMSQMRGGPMLSGHASHQMGLDADIWMLPPSSLSLSRAQRENISSISVVANNGLGVNSNWTPSHAAIIQSAAMDPRVDRIFIDAAVKVAMCDANGNRGKWLQKLRPTPNHDYHFHVRLNCPAGNTGCTNTAAPVAALSGNDNGCGAARQELAYRANPSTRPKGTPNPNYRHPRSYRLSEMPKQCQAVATAR; encoded by the coding sequence ATGGCCGCCGACCCGCTGGCCAAGGATGTGTTCGGCAAAACCCCCGGCCCGACAGCGGCACCCGGCGTTGCCATCGGCACCTATAACAAGGGCTGCGTCTCCGGCGCGGTACAATTGCCCGAAACCGGCCCGACCTGGCAGGCGATGCGCCTGTCGCGCAACCGGAACTGGGCGCATCCCGACATGGTGGGCTTCGTCATCGCCCTGTCGGAAGCCGCCAGCAAGATGGGGTTCCGGGGCCTCTATATCGGCGATATGAGCCAGATGCGCGGCGGTCCGATGCTGTCGGGTCACGCCAGCCATCAGATGGGGCTGGATGCCGATATCTGGATGCTGCCGCCATCCTCGCTAAGCCTGTCGCGGGCGCAGCGCGAGAATATCTCCTCGATCTCGGTTGTCGCGAATAACGGGCTGGGGGTGAACAGCAACTGGACCCCGTCCCATGCCGCGATCATCCAGTCGGCGGCGATGGATCCGCGCGTGGACCGGATTTTCATCGACGCGGCGGTCAAGGTCGCCATGTGTGACGCCAACGGCAACCGGGGCAAGTGGTTGCAGAAGCTTCGCCCGACGCCGAACCATGACTATCATTTCCACGTCCGGCTGAACTGCCCGGCGGGCAATACGGGCTGCACCAATACCGCCGCCCCGGTCGCGGCGCTGTCGGGCAATGACAATGGCTGCGGCGCGGCCCGGCAGGAGCTGGCCTATCGCGCCAACCCCTCGACCCGTCCGAAGGGTACACCGAACCCGAATTATCGCCACCCCCGGAGCTACCGGCTGAGCGAGATGCCGAAACAATGTCAGGCCGTCGCCACCGCCCGCTGA
- a CDS encoding MFS transporter, giving the protein MDRKRIWGWWFFDWAGQPYHTLLVTFIFSIYFAETAQNAFIATGLDAAGAGARAQSLWGYGLAISGAFIAIFAPVLGAVADTTGRRLPWVWFFSGLVVVGAAGLWGLTPTDPRLVTAVAFFGLGMIGLEFATIFTNAILPGLAPRDEIGRISGSGFAFGYLGGLVSLAIMLVFFAEGDSGKTLVGLPPAFGLDPAAREGTRFVGPFTALWYAIFMVPFFLWVKEPPGTGRPIRPGAAVRDLLNLLRSLRHRRSLATWLISSMLSRDALNALYGFGGVYAGTVLGWPVILSGVFGIVSASSAALISWLGGKADKRWGPKPVIIATILTLTLVCVIVVGMSRESLFGLPLAEGSKLPDAVFFVCGALIGGAGGAMQAASRTLTVRHTSEARATEIFGLYALSGKATAFLAPFLIAVTTDLTGNQRIGISPLIVMFLLAVFLLGWVDKNGEAEQ; this is encoded by the coding sequence ATGGACCGCAAACGCATCTGGGGCTGGTGGTTTTTCGACTGGGCGGGGCAGCCATACCATACGCTGCTGGTGACGTTCATCTTCTCCATCTACTTCGCGGAAACCGCACAAAACGCTTTCATCGCGACCGGCCTTGACGCCGCAGGGGCCGGGGCGCGGGCGCAATCGCTTTGGGGCTACGGGCTGGCGATCAGCGGGGCATTCATCGCGATATTCGCCCCGGTGCTCGGCGCTGTGGCGGATACCACGGGCAGACGGCTGCCTTGGGTCTGGTTCTTCTCCGGCCTGGTGGTGGTCGGCGCGGCAGGGCTTTGGGGGCTGACGCCGACAGACCCGAGGCTGGTGACGGCGGTCGCGTTTTTCGGCCTTGGCATGATCGGGCTGGAATTCGCCACGATCTTCACCAATGCCATCCTGCCCGGCCTCGCCCCCCGCGACGAAATCGGCCGCATCTCCGGGTCCGGCTTCGCCTTCGGTTATCTGGGCGGGCTGGTGTCGCTGGCGATCATGCTGGTGTTTTTCGCGGAAGGCGACAGCGGCAAAACGCTGGTCGGCCTGCCCCCCGCCTTCGGGCTGGACCCCGCGGCACGAGAGGGCACCCGCTTCGTCGGCCCGTTCACGGCGCTCTGGTACGCGATCTTCATGGTGCCGTTCTTCCTGTGGGTGAAAGAGCCACCCGGAACCGGACGCCCGATCCGGCCCGGTGCCGCAGTCCGCGACCTGCTGAACCTGCTGCGCAGCCTGCGTCACCGCAGAAGCCTTGCGACATGGTTGATCTCCTCCATGCTGTCGCGCGATGCGTTGAACGCGCTTTACGGCTTCGGCGGGGTCTATGCCGGGACGGTGCTGGGCTGGCCGGTGATCCTGTCGGGCGTGTTCGGCATCGTCAGCGCCAGCTCGGCGGCGCTGATTTCATGGCTGGGCGGCAAGGCCGACAAACGCTGGGGACCGAAGCCGGTCATCATCGCAACCATCCTGACGCTGACGCTGGTCTGCGTGATCGTGGTCGGGATGAGCCGCGAATCGCTGTTCGGGCTGCCGTTGGCCGAAGGTTCAAAACTGCCGGACGCGGTTTTCTTCGTCTGTGGCGCCCTGATCGGCGGCGCGGGCGGCGCGATGCAGGCGGCATCGCGAACCCTGACCGTCCGCCACACGTCAGAGGCTCGCGCGACCGAAATATTCGGCCTTTACGCGCTTTCCGGCAAGGCAACCGCATTTCTCGCCCCCTTCCTGATCGCCGTGACCACCGATCTGACCGGAAATCAACGGATCGGAATCTCTCCTCTGATCGTGATGTTCCTTCTGGCGGTTTTTTTGTTAGGCTGGGTCGACAAGAACGGAGAGGCAGAGCAGTGA
- a CDS encoding VUT family protein: MTRFLPGVIAMAIIVVASNILVQHQLGDWLTWGALSYPFAFLVTDVMNRVYGPAAARHVVLAGFVIGVLCSLIAAQSGTTTLRIALASGTAFLTAQLLDITVFNAMRNRSGWWKAPLVSSLLGSALDTALFFSIAFAAQLSFIAPADDVAWANETLPLLGIGPVSPLWASLAVADWMLKMLLALLALVPFRLIVRNILRQNPAF; this comes from the coding sequence ATGACCCGCTTTCTTCCCGGCGTTATCGCCATGGCCATCATCGTTGTGGCCTCCAATATCCTCGTGCAACATCAGTTGGGCGACTGGCTGACATGGGGCGCGCTGTCCTATCCCTTTGCCTTTCTGGTCACCGACGTCATGAACCGCGTCTATGGCCCTGCCGCCGCGCGTCATGTGGTGCTGGCCGGTTTCGTGATCGGTGTGCTGTGTTCGCTGATCGCCGCGCAGAGCGGCACGACGACATTACGCATCGCACTCGCCTCGGGGACTGCCTTCCTGACCGCGCAGCTTCTGGACATCACCGTCTTTAATGCGATGCGCAACCGCTCCGGCTGGTGGAAGGCACCGCTGGTATCTTCGCTGCTTGGCTCCGCGCTCGATACGGCACTGTTCTTCTCGATCGCCTTTGCCGCGCAGCTCAGCTTTATTGCGCCCGCGGACGACGTCGCTTGGGCGAACGAGACGCTGCCATTGCTGGGGATCGGCCCGGTATCGCCGCTCTGGGCGTCGCTAGCGGTCGCGGACTGGATGCTGAAAATGCTGCTGGCGCTGCTGGCTCTGGTGCCTTTCCGTCTAATTGTACGCAATATCTTGCGTCAGAACCCCGCATTTTGA
- a CDS encoding nitronate monooxygenase family protein, with protein MLFERIGISVPVVQAPMAGITTPALAAAVANAGGLGSLGVAAMDATRAGEEVRQTRAMTSAPINVNVFCHRPPQRDDAKEQAWLDALAPDFARFGAAPPERLTDGYRPFADDPDMLRMLIEEKPGVVSFHFGLPDPAMIAALRGSGAVLLGSATCLADALKIRDAGLDGIVAQGWQAGGHRGVFDEGSPDDRLETLDLLAALKDLGLPLIAAGGIMTREDVRAVLDAGAIAAQCGTVFLVAEEAGTSAPHRAGLTSGRTRMTRAISGRPARGLENIISSRDDSAAPDYPLPYSALKALHGVALKAGESGYGPFWAGTGCAQAKPGTAAEILARLAP; from the coding sequence ATGCTGTTCGAAAGGATCGGGATCAGTGTCCCCGTGGTTCAGGCACCGATGGCGGGGATCACCACGCCTGCGCTGGCGGCGGCCGTGGCGAATGCGGGCGGGCTCGGCTCGCTGGGGGTGGCGGCGATGGATGCCACCCGAGCGGGGGAGGAGGTGCGGCAGACCCGCGCCATGACCTCCGCCCCGATCAATGTGAACGTGTTCTGTCATCGCCCCCCGCAGCGGGATGACGCGAAAGAGCAGGCGTGGCTGGACGCGCTTGCCCCGGATTTCGCGCGCTTCGGTGCCGCGCCGCCGGAACGGCTGACGGATGGGTACAGGCCTTTTGCGGATGATCCCGACATGCTGCGGATGCTAATCGAGGAAAAGCCCGGTGTGGTGAGCTTCCATTTCGGCTTGCCCGATCCGGCGATGATCGCCGCGCTGCGGGGCAGCGGCGCGGTTCTGCTGGGTTCGGCGACCTGCCTTGCCGATGCGCTGAAGATCAGGGATGCCGGGCTGGACGGGATCGTCGCACAGGGCTGGCAGGCGGGCGGGCATCGCGGCGTGTTCGATGAAGGCAGCCCCGATGACCGGCTGGAGACGCTGGACCTGTTGGCGGCACTGAAAGACCTCGGCCTGCCCCTGATCGCGGCGGGCGGCATCATGACGCGCGAGGATGTACGGGCCGTGCTGGATGCAGGGGCAATTGCCGCGCAATGTGGTACGGTGTTTCTGGTTGCGGAGGAGGCGGGGACATCCGCGCCGCACCGTGCGGGGCTAACCAGTGGCCGGACCCGGATGACGCGGGCGATCTCTGGCCGCCCGGCTCGGGGGCTGGAGAACATCATCAGCAGCCGTGATGACAGTGCCGCGCCGGACTATCCGCTGCCCTATTCGGCACTCAAGGCGCTGCATGGTGTCGCGTTGAAGGCCGGGGAGAGCGGCTATGGTCCGTTCTGGGCCGGGACCGGCTGCGCGCAGGCAAAGCCGGGAACAGCGGCAGAGATCCTCGCGCGGCTGGCCCCTTAA